Part of the Pseudarthrobacter sp. L1SW genome, CGCTCAAGGCGCTGTCACTGGTGCTCATGGGCCAGGCAGTGGCGTCAGTCCTCACCGGACTTGTGGCGGGGGATGCGGGCTGGGCCGGCCAGGTTCCCCTGGGACTGGCCGGCGTGGTCCTGCGGTCCCTGACCGTCTGGGGACAAGCCGTTGCGGCCCGCCGGGCCGCCCTTGGCATCAAGGAGGAGCTGCGCACCCAGCTCCTGGAAAGGGCACTGCGGAACGGGGCCAGGGAGGCGGGACCGGCCGACGGCGGACTCGCCGTCCTGGCAACGCGCGGCCTGGACGCCCTGGACAACTACTACACCCAGTTCCTCCCCGCCCTGGTCAACTGTGCCGCGATCCCGCTGCTCCTGGGGGCCCGGATCCTCTTCGCCGACTGGGTCAGCGCGGTGGTGATTGTCCTGACGGTGCCGCTCGTGCCGCTGTTCATGGTGCTGATCGGCCGCTACACCGAGGACAACGTCCGCGAGGCACAGGCCTCGCTGGCACGGCTCTCCGCCCACATGCTGGAACTGGCAAAAGGCCTGCCCGTCCTGGTGGGACTCGGCAGGGCCACGGCGCAGCGCAAGGCGCTGGAAGAAATCTCGGAGGAATACCGCGCCCGCACCACGGGAACCCTGCGCACGGCGTTCCTGTCCGCCCTGGCGCTGGAACTGATCGCCACCATCTCGGTGGCCGTGGTGGCGGTGTTCATCGGCGTCCGGTTGGTGCACGGCGACATGCCGCTTGAGGCAGGCCTGCTCGCCCTGATCCTGGCACCCGACTGCTATCTTCCGCTGCGTGAACTGGGCACCGCCCACCATGCCAGCGACGACGGCCGCGTGGCCCTTGCCGAAACCACCGCGGTCACGGAGGCTCCCGAGCCGCGGCCGCTTCCCGCGGCCAAGGCGGGAAGGCCTGGTGCGCCGCTCACCGTCACCGGCCTGGCCGTGAGCTACAGCGGAAGGTCCGGGCCCGCCGTCGGCCCGCTCACCTTCTCGGCGCCCCAAGGCAGGATCACCGCCTTGGACGGGGCCAGCGGCGCAGGGAAGAGCACAGTCCTCGGCGTCCTCGCCGGGACCATTGGCGATGGTGCCGGCACCACGGTGTCCGGCGCGGTCCAGGGACTTGACCGTGCCGCCCTGGCCTGGGTGCCGCAGCATCCGGTGATGCTCGCGGAAACCGTCCTGGAGGAGGTGGTGCTCTACCTTTCCGGGGACATCCATGGCGGCCGCGGCCAGGCAGCCGTGCAGGCCGCAGCGCGGGCCTGCCTGGCCCGCGCCGCTGCCGGCCACCTGGCCCGGCAGCACCCCGCAGAACTGAGCCCTGGCGAGCTGCGGAGGGTCGCCCTGGCGCGTGCCCTGGCGAGGATCGAGGCGGGGGCCACAGTCCTGCTGCTGGACGAGCCCACTGCCCATCTGGATGACGCGTCGGCGATGGCCGTCGAGGACGCCATCAGGAGGCTTCGGGGCCGGGTAACCGTCATCCTGGTGGCGCACAACGAACGCACCCGCAACCTGGCAGACCACGTTGTGCCCGTGGGGCCGGGCCGAACGGTCACGGCGGCCAGCCACCAACCTGCCGGCCACCAACCTGCCGCGCTGCCGGCGGACGCCGCCCAGGCAGGACGTATTGCCCCGGCCGGCCCCGACGCAGGCAAAACGCCCTACAGCCCACCCACGACGGACGCGGGCGCCGCCCCTGCGGCAGCAGAGGGAGCCGGCAACCGCGCCACCGCCCGGCTCCTCTCGGCGCTCCTCGCGCCGGTCCGCGGCAAGTTCGCCGCCGCCGCTGCAGTGGGCACGCTCGCGGCGGTCTTTGCCGTGGCGCTGTCCGGCCTGTCCGGCTGGCTGATCATCCGGGCCAGCGAGCAGCCGCCCATCCTTTACCTGCTGACGGCGATTGTGGGCGTGCGGTTCTTTGGCATCGGGCGGGCCGTGCTCCGTTACTGGGAACGGCTCCTCCTCCACGATGCGGTGTTCGCCGCCCTCACCCGGCTCCGCGGGCGGCTGTGGGAGTCACTGAGCCGCAGGGCGCTCGCCCTCCGCCGCCTGCTCCAGGGCGGCAACGTGCTGGGAACGGTGATTGACGACGTCGATACCGTCCGCGACCTCCTGCCCCGCGTTGTGCTGCCGCCGCTGACCGCCCTTGCCGTCTCCGCGCTGGCGCTGGCAACCACCGGGCTGCTGGTACCGGCCGCGCTCCCGGCCGTCCTTGCGGCCGCTGCGGGCAGCCTGTTCCTGGCCCCTGCCGTGGCACTGTGGGCCGACCGGAAATCTGCCAGCGCCGAACAGGTGCTGAGGTCCGGAGTCCTGCGCCGCATTTCCGCCGCACTTGATGCCAGGGCCGAGCTCCATGCCAACAATGTCGCCTTTCCGGTCCTTGCCGGACTGCGCGCCCAGGACCGCAGGGCCACCCGCGCGTCCCAGCGCTCGGCCTGGGCGGACGGCCTGGGCCACGCCATCACCACCGCGTCCTGCTGTGCGGCGGCTTTCGCGGCCGCCTGGCTGGCGGCTCCCGCGGTGTCCGACGGCCGGCTCGAGCCCGCCACGGCGGCGGTTCTGGTGCTGCTGCTCCTCGCGCTGGTGGAACCTTACGCAGCGATGACGACGGCGGTCCGCCAGTTCCCCGCGCTCCGGACAGTCATGCGGCGGGTTGCGGCCTCCGGCGCACTGGACGCCGACGCCCCGGGTTCCGGGGGCGGCGCTGCCGACGGCCTGCAGGAGGTGCCTGCCCGGCGCAGCGGTGCTCCCGGCGTCGAAATCGAGAACCTTGCCGCGGCCTGGCCGGGCGGCCTGCCGGTGTTTACCGGGCTGGACGCGGTGGCGGAACCGGGCCGGTGGCTGGCAGTCACCGGGCCCTCCGGCTCCGGAAAGTCCACCCTGCTCTCGGTCCTGCTGGGCTTCCTTCCGGCCGCTGCGGGAGCTGCCCGGGTGACCGGCCGGGCAGCGTGGTGCCCGCAGGAGGCCCACCTCTTCGACTCGACCATCCGCGGCAACCTGCTGCTCGGCAGGCCTTCCTCCGATGACCGGACTGCCGGCGGCGGAACCGGCGGAGCCGGCGGCGACAATGAACTCCGCGATGTGCTGGCGTCCGTCGGGCTGTCCGGCCTGGTGGAGCGGCTGCCGGCCGGCCTGGACACCAGGATCGGTCCCGGCGGGGCGTTCCTGAGCGGAGGGGAGCGCCAGCGCCTGGCGGTGGCCCGCACGCTGATGACGGGTGCGGAGGTCATCCTGCTGGATGAGCCGACGGCCCACTTGGATGCGGAATCTGCGCGGACGATGCTGGCCGACCTGCGCACAGGCCTGCGGGACCGCACGGTGGTGCTGGTGACCCACAACCCTGCCGATGTCCATCCGGAGGATGCGAGGCTGGTGCTGGCCGGATCCGGGGACGCCGGAGGTGCAGGACGCAATGGTGCGCCGGCGTATGCCGCCGTGGCGGAAGGTGCTCAGCCGTCCACGTCGTGAAGGTGGTGGACGACGTCGTGCAGGAAATACTGGGCCAGCGTCAGTACGGTGAATTCGGCGCCGTTGCTGCGCAGCCCTTTCCGTCCCCACTCAGCTTGGCGGACGCCGGCAAAGGATTCCGCCACCTGCTTGCCTTCCGCGGCCAGCTCGGCGCTGACTACGGCGGGATCGGCGTTGGCGTAGTCCTTGTCCAGCGCTGTCTGGTCCTGGTCCCAGTTCTCGAACCGTGCGCCGTCCGTATCCAGCATGAGGTTGAGCCTCTGGTCAAAGAGGCTGAAGACGTCCCGGACGTGGCAGGCGTACTCCAGCGCCGACCAGGTGTGCTCATTCGGGCGCTCGGCAGCGTCCGGCCTGCGCAGGACGGCCCGCCAGCGGGGGAGCATGTTTTCGATGGTCCCGGGGACCGTTGACGGGGTGACCGTGGAAGCGTCAAAAGAGCATTCCGGGCAGGGACGGGTCAGGACCCAGGTCCAGTCCTTCTCATCAGGAACGATAGGCATGAAAGCAGTCTAGGCGGGATCGGGCCAGGCCATGGCAGGACCCACCACATCCACCGGCTGGGAGAGCGGGACGCCGGATCCGTCCCGGCGGCCGTGCTCCTGCGGCAGGGACCTGGCAACCCCGGCAGCCGACGACGCCTTGGCCGGGCCGTGGCCAGCCCAGGCCAGCAGCAGCGTGTCCTCGCCCTTCAGGAAGCGGTGGGCCCGCACACCCGCCGTGGCGCGGCCCTTCACCGGGTACTCGGAGAACGCCGTCACCTTGGCCGTGCCGGGGGCGGTGCCGGGAAGGGCTCCGGTGGTCCCCGCGATTGTGACCACGACGGCGGCCTCGTCCTTGGGCTGGACGGCGCCGAAGTACACCACCCGGTCCCCGGCCGCGAGCTTGATCCCGGCCATGCCGCCTGCGGTGCGTCCCTGCGGCCGCACGCCGGCGGCGGCGAACTTGAGCAGCTGCGCCTGGCTGGTCACGAACACCAGCTCGGCATCGTCGGCTCCCGCAGGCACCACATTGACCACAACGTCCTTGTCCTTCAGGGAAATGACGTCCCAGTCTTCCCTGTTCAGGGGATAGTCCGGCTGCACGCGCTTGACCACTCCCTGCGCCGTGCCGATGGCGAGTACTTCGTCCAGCGGGACGAACGCCACCAGTGTTTCCCCCTTCAACAGGGTCAGGAAGTCCTTGGCCGGAACCCCGCCCGCGAGGTTCGGCAGCCCCGAGACGGGGGGCAGCACGGGCATGTCCATCACCTGCAGGCGCAGCATGCGCCCCTGCGAGGTGACCGCGGCGATCTCGCCCCGCGCCGAGGTCCTGACCACGGACGTGTACACATCGTGCTTGGCCCGGGGTCCGGCCTCCGCCAGCGGCTCCTGGTTGCTGGTCCGGGCCACCTGCCCGGATGCGGTCAGGATGGCCCAGCAGGGGTCGTCCGCAATTTCCAGGGCCAGCGGCGCGGCCTTGCCCTTCCTGCCGTTGGCCCCGGAAAGTTCGGCGGCCACGGTGGGGGCCACGGCCTCCGATTCCAGCAGGACCGTCCGGCGCGGGGTGCCGTGCTCTTCGGCGAGGGCGCCCAGTTCGTCGGAGACGAGCGTGCGCAGCCGCTCCTCTGAACCCAGGATCGCCTCCAGCTCCGCGATCTCGCGGCGCAGCTCGTCCTGTTCCTTCTCGAGCTCGATCCGCGAGTACTTGGTCAGCTGCCGCAGCCGGAGCTCCAGGATGTAGTTCGCCTGGATTTCCGTGAGGTCGTAAATGGACATCAGCCGCGCCCGGGCGGCGGCGGCCTCATCGGAGGACCGGATGATCTGGATGACCTCGTCGATGTCCACGATGGCGATAAGGAGGCCCTCCACCAGGTGGAGGCGGTCCTTCTTCTTCCCCAGCCGGAACACGGTCCGGCGGCGGACCACATCGATCCTGTGGTTCACGTACACGCTCAGCAGCTGCACCAGACCCAGGGTCTGCGGCTGCCCGTCCACCAGGGTGACGTTGTTGATGCCGAAGGAGTCCTCCATCGGCGAGTAGCGGTAGAGCTGCTGGAGCACCGCGTTGGGGTTGAAGCCGTTCTTGAGTTCGATGACCAGCCGCAGGCCGTGCTTGCGGTCCGTCAGGTCCACGATGTCGCTGATGCCCGTCAGCTTCTTGGCGTTGACGGCGTCCTTGATCTTCTCTATGACCTTCTCCGGACCCACCATGTAGGGGAGCTCGGTGACCACCAGGCCGGTCCGGCGTGCGGAAAGCTGTTCCACCTCCACCTTGGCCCGGGTCTTGAAGGATCCGCGCCCGGTGGCGTAGGCGTCGCGGATGCCGTCCAGGCCCACGATCCGGCCGCCGCTGGGGAGGTCCGGGCCGGGCACGAAGCGCATGAGGTCGTCCAGCGTCGCGTCCGGGTTGGCGATCAGGTGCCGTGCGGCGGAGATGACCTCCACCAGGTTGTGCGGGGCCATGTTGGTGGCCATGCCGACGGCGATGCCGGTGGCGCCGTTGACCAGCAGGTTGGGGAAGGCCGCGGGCAGGACGTCCGGCTGGGTCAGCTGGTTGTCATAGTTGGGGACAAAATCCACCACGTTTTCATCGAGGTGGTCGGTGAGCGTGAGGGCGGCCGCCGCCAGCCGCGCCTCGGTGTACCGCGGTGCTGCAGGGCCGTCGTCGAGCGAGCCGAAGTTGCCGTGCCCGTCGATGAGCGGCAGCCGCAGCGAGAAGTCCTGCGCCATGCGCACCATGGCGTCGTAGATGGCGGTATCGCCGTGCGGGTGCAGCTTGCCCATGACCTCGCCCACCACTCGGGCGCTCTTCACGTGGCCGCGGTCCGGGCGCAGGCCCATGTCGCTCATCATGTAAAGGATGCGGCGCTGCACCGGCTTAAGCCCGTCCCGGGCGTCGGGGAGGGCCCGCGAGTAGATCACCGAATACGCGTACTCCAGGAAGGACCCCTCCATTTCGGAGGTGACATCGATGTCCACGATGTTCTCCGTGTAGGGGGTGCTGTCTTCCACGGTGGGGGCGGGGGTTTGGCGGCGGGCCATGGGGTTGGTGAATCCTTCTGGAGTGCTGTGCAATCGGTTTATTCTGCGCAAGCGGCGGTGCTGCGGGAGTTTTTGGCTAGGCTAAGCCTATGGTGGATCAGCCCGTGGACGGCGAATATCCGGAACATTGGGAAGCCGATGTCGTCCTGCGCGACGGCGGAACCGCGCATCTGCGGCCCATCCATCCCTCTGACGCGGACGCTGTCCAGGCGTTCCACATGGGGCAGTCGCAGAATTCAATCTACATGCGCTTCTTCGCGTTCAAGGCCAAACTCTCCAGCAAGGAGCTCAAGCGGTTCACCGAGGTGGACTACCGGGACCGCGTGGCGTTCGTCATCACCATCGGCGGCGAAATCGTGGGCATCGGCCGGTATGACCGCCTCGACGACCCCACCGAGGCGGAAGTGGCGTTCAACATCGCGGACGCCCACCAGGGGAGGGGCATCGGCTCCATCCTGCTGGAACACCTTGCCGCCGCCGCCCACGAGAACGGCATCCGCCGCTTCAGCGCCGAGGTGCTCCCGGAAAACCGCAAGATGCTGATGGTCTTTTCCGACGCCGGCTATGACGTCAAACGGCACTTTGACGACGGCGTCGTGAGCCTGGAGTTCAACATCGACCCCACCGAAAAATCCCGGGCCGTGATGGAATCCCGCGAGCACCGCGCAGAGGCGAGGAGCGTCCGCGACCTGCTGACGCCGTCGTCCGTGGCCGTCATCGGTGCCAGCCGCAAATGGGGGACGGTGGGCTACCAGCTGCTGGAGCACATCATTGAGGGCGGCTTTTCCGGACGGGTGTATGCCATCAACCCCGAGGCGCTGGAACTGGCGGGCATGATGTCCTTCGGCAAGCTCTCTGAAGTCCCCGAGCCCGTCCAGCTTGCGGTGGTGGCCGTCCCCTATGAGGAGGTAGCCGCCGTCGTGGCCGACTGTGCCGCAGCCGGGGTCAAGGGGCTGGTGGTTGCGTCAGCGGGCTTCGCGGACGACGGCGAACGCGGCCTCGCGAGGCAGCGGGACCTGGTGCGGCAGGCCCGCGCCAACGGCATGCGGGTAATAGGGCCGGCGTCGCTGGGAATCGTGAACACGCACCCCGACGTGTCCCTGAACGCTTCCATGGCGCCCTCGCTGCCGCTGCGGGGCGGCCTGGGCCTGTTCTCGCAGTCTGCCGCCATCGGCGTCTCGCTCTATGCCGCCTCCAGCAGGCGGCGGCTGGGCCTGTCCACCTTCCTCTCCGCCGGGAACCGTGCCGATGTGTCCGGTAACGACATGATGCAGTACTGGGAGGACGACGCCGACACTTCGGCCGTGGGCCTCTACCTGGAATCGATCGGCAATCCGCGCAAGTTTTCCCGGCTGGCCCGCCGGCTGGCGCGCATCAAGCCGGTGATCGTGGCGAAGTCCGACGCCATGGGGCTGCGGCTGCCGCCGGGGCATGCCGTCCGGACCACCCAAGCGCCGGCCGGGGCCCTCGACGCCATGCTGCGCCAGTCCGGCGTCATCCGGGTGGAAACCATAGAGCAGCTGGTGGATGTTGCGCAGGTCGTCTCCGGCCAGCCGCTCCCGGCCGGGCCCGGCCTGGCCATCTTCAGCAACTCCCAGGCGCTGGGGAAGGTGGTGGCGGACAGTGCCTCCTCGCACGGCCTCGGCATCGGCCAGATGGTGGCGGGGGTGGACCTCGACGCCGGCCAGTCAGTTGCCCTTCCGGCCCTGCGGTCGGCGCTGCTCGCCGCGCTGGAGTCCGACGCCGTCCACGCGGCCGTTGCCGCACTGCTCCCGGCCCGCGGGCTCACCGTGGACAGCATCGCCGAAGTACTTGCCGAATGCTCCGTGAAGTCCGGAAAGCCCGTGGTGGCCGCCTTTACCGGGATACTCGATCCGTCGGTCTACGTCGAAGGCATGGTGGGGACGGGGGAGCGTGCCGTGCCCTGCTTTTCCAATCCGGGCGCTGCCGTGGCCGCGCTCGCGGCCGTGGTGCGGTATTCCGAGTGGGTCTCGCGCGACCACGGGCACTTCGTTGAACCGGAAGGCTGCGATCCGCAGCGCGCCCGGGACGAACTCGAGGCCCACCTCCGGGATGTAAGGGGTGAGCAGCTCAAGCAGCTGGACCCCGCGGCCACGCGTTCCCTCCTGGGCCACTACGGCATCACCGTGCTGCCCTCGGTCGGCTTCGACACCCCCGACGAGGCGGTGGCGGCCGCGGAGGCCCTCGGCTGGCCGGTAGCGTTGAAAACCACCGATCCTTCCCTGCGCCACCGGCTTGACCTCGGGGGAGTGCGGCTGGACATCCAGGACGCCGAGTCCCTGCGGCTGAACGTGCTGCAGATGCGCCGGACCCTCTCCCGTTACGGCGACCCTGCCCTGGAGGTGCAGACCATGGCACCCGTCGGGCAGGCCTGTACCTTCAGGGCCATCGAGGACCCGCTCCTGGGACCGGTCATCTCCTTCGGCCTGGCCGGCGACGCCGTCAACCTGCTGGATGACTGGGCGCACCGGGTGCCGCCGCTGTCCGCGGCGGACGTGCACGACTTCATCCGCGGACCGCGGGCGGCCCGGAAGCTGTTCGGCTACCAGGGCCTGCCCGCGGTGGACGTCGCCGCACTCGAGGACCTGGCCGGCAGGCTCGCGTGGCTGAAGGACAGCCATCCGGAAATCGCCCTGCTGGAGTTCAATCCCGTGCTGTGCGGGGCTTCCGGAGCGGTGATCCTGGCCGCGGACGTCCGGATCGGCAACGCGGCCCAGCGCACGGACAGCGCCCGCCGCGCCATGCTCGGCTGACGCGGTTAGCAATGTGACCGGCCCATCTGTGAAAATGGGGGAATGAGCTCACAGCCTCCCGCGTCGGCGCCCGAAACGCCCGGCAATGAAAACCAG contains:
- a CDS encoding bifunctional GNAT family N-acetyltransferase/acetate--CoA ligase family protein, with the translated sequence MVDQPVDGEYPEHWEADVVLRDGGTAHLRPIHPSDADAVQAFHMGQSQNSIYMRFFAFKAKLSSKELKRFTEVDYRDRVAFVITIGGEIVGIGRYDRLDDPTEAEVAFNIADAHQGRGIGSILLEHLAAAAHENGIRRFSAEVLPENRKMLMVFSDAGYDVKRHFDDGVVSLEFNIDPTEKSRAVMESREHRAEARSVRDLLTPSSVAVIGASRKWGTVGYQLLEHIIEGGFSGRVYAINPEALELAGMMSFGKLSEVPEPVQLAVVAVPYEEVAAVVADCAAAGVKGLVVASAGFADDGERGLARQRDLVRQARANGMRVIGPASLGIVNTHPDVSLNASMAPSLPLRGGLGLFSQSAAIGVSLYAASSRRRLGLSTFLSAGNRADVSGNDMMQYWEDDADTSAVGLYLESIGNPRKFSRLARRLARIKPVIVAKSDAMGLRLPPGHAVRTTQAPAGALDAMLRQSGVIRVETIEQLVDVAQVVSGQPLPAGPGLAIFSNSQALGKVVADSASSHGLGIGQMVAGVDLDAGQSVALPALRSALLAALESDAVHAAVAALLPARGLTVDSIAEVLAECSVKSGKPVVAAFTGILDPSVYVEGMVGTGERAVPCFSNPGAAVAALAAVVRYSEWVSRDHGHFVEPEGCDPQRARDELEAHLRDVRGEQLKQLDPAATRSLLGHYGITVLPSVGFDTPDEAVAAAEALGWPVALKTTDPSLRHRLDLGGVRLDIQDAESLRLNVLQMRRTLSRYGDPALEVQTMAPVGQACTFRAIEDPLLGPVISFGLAGDAVNLLDDWAHRVPPLSAADVHDFIRGPRAARKLFGYQGLPAVDVAALEDLAGRLAWLKDSHPEIALLEFNPVLCGASGAVILAADVRIGNAAQRTDSARRAMLG
- the cydD gene encoding thiol reductant ABC exporter subunit CydD is translated as MRSSFPPGPATRSAIYLLGLLAALKALSLVLMGQAVASVLTGLVAGDAGWAGQVPLGLAGVVLRSLTVWGQAVAARRAALGIKEELRTQLLERALRNGAREAGPADGGLAVLATRGLDALDNYYTQFLPALVNCAAIPLLLGARILFADWVSAVVIVLTVPLVPLFMVLIGRYTEDNVREAQASLARLSAHMLELAKGLPVLVGLGRATAQRKALEEISEEYRARTTGTLRTAFLSALALELIATISVAVVAVFIGVRLVHGDMPLEAGLLALILAPDCYLPLRELGTAHHASDDGRVALAETTAVTEAPEPRPLPAAKAGRPGAPLTVTGLAVSYSGRSGPAVGPLTFSAPQGRITALDGASGAGKSTVLGVLAGTIGDGAGTTVSGAVQGLDRAALAWVPQHPVMLAETVLEEVVLYLSGDIHGGRGQAAVQAAARACLARAAAGHLARQHPAELSPGELRRVALARALARIEAGATVLLLDEPTAHLDDASAMAVEDAIRRLRGRVTVILVAHNERTRNLADHVVPVGPGRTVTAASHQPAGHQPAALPADAAQAGRIAPAGPDAGKTPYSPPTTDAGAAPAAAEGAGNRATARLLSALLAPVRGKFAAAAAVGTLAAVFAVALSGLSGWLIIRASEQPPILYLLTAIVGVRFFGIGRAVLRYWERLLLHDAVFAALTRLRGRLWESLSRRALALRRLLQGGNVLGTVIDDVDTVRDLLPRVVLPPLTALAVSALALATTGLLVPAALPAVLAAAAGSLFLAPAVALWADRKSASAEQVLRSGVLRRISAALDARAELHANNVAFPVLAGLRAQDRRATRASQRSAWADGLGHAITTASCCAAAFAAAWLAAPAVSDGRLEPATAAVLVLLLLALVEPYAAMTTAVRQFPALRTVMRRVAASGALDADAPGSGGGAADGLQEVPARRSGAPGVEIENLAAAWPGGLPVFTGLDAVAEPGRWLAVTGPSGSGKSTLLSVLLGFLPAAAGAARVTGRAAWCPQEAHLFDSTIRGNLLLGRPSSDDRTAGGGTGGAGGDNELRDVLASVGLSGLVERLPAGLDTRIGPGGAFLSGGERQRLAVARTLMTGAEVILLDEPTAHLDAESARTMLADLRTGLRDRTVVLVTHNPADVHPEDARLVLAGSGDAGGAGRNGAPAYAAVAEGAQPSTS
- a CDS encoding DinB family protein, which translates into the protein MPIVPDEKDWTWVLTRPCPECSFDASTVTPSTVPGTIENMLPRWRAVLRRPDAAERPNEHTWSALEYACHVRDVFSLFDQRLNLMLDTDGARFENWDQDQTALDKDYANADPAVVSAELAAEGKQVAESFAGVRQAEWGRKGLRSNGAEFTVLTLAQYFLHDVVHHLHDVDG
- a CDS encoding DNA topoisomerase (ATP-hydrolyzing) subunit A, which encodes MARRQTPAPTVEDSTPYTENIVDIDVTSEMEGSFLEYAYSVIYSRALPDARDGLKPVQRRILYMMSDMGLRPDRGHVKSARVVGEVMGKLHPHGDTAIYDAMVRMAQDFSLRLPLIDGHGNFGSLDDGPAAPRYTEARLAAAALTLTDHLDENVVDFVPNYDNQLTQPDVLPAAFPNLLVNGATGIAVGMATNMAPHNLVEVISAARHLIANPDATLDDLMRFVPGPDLPSGGRIVGLDGIRDAYATGRGSFKTRAKVEVEQLSARRTGLVVTELPYMVGPEKVIEKIKDAVNAKKLTGISDIVDLTDRKHGLRLVIELKNGFNPNAVLQQLYRYSPMEDSFGINNVTLVDGQPQTLGLVQLLSVYVNHRIDVVRRRTVFRLGKKKDRLHLVEGLLIAIVDIDEVIQIIRSSDEAAAARARLMSIYDLTEIQANYILELRLRQLTKYSRIELEKEQDELRREIAELEAILGSEERLRTLVSDELGALAEEHGTPRRTVLLESEAVAPTVAAELSGANGRKGKAAPLALEIADDPCWAILTASGQVARTSNQEPLAEAGPRAKHDVYTSVVRTSARGEIAAVTSQGRMLRLQVMDMPVLPPVSGLPNLAGGVPAKDFLTLLKGETLVAFVPLDEVLAIGTAQGVVKRVQPDYPLNREDWDVISLKDKDVVVNVVPAGADDAELVFVTSQAQLLKFAAAGVRPQGRTAGGMAGIKLAAGDRVVYFGAVQPKDEAAVVVTIAGTTGALPGTAPGTAKVTAFSEYPVKGRATAGVRAHRFLKGEDTLLLAWAGHGPAKASSAAGVARSLPQEHGRRDGSGVPLSQPVDVVGPAMAWPDPA